GGGCCAGGTGAAGAAAGCTTTTGCCGACTCCCAGCGCGGCCACTCGCTCTCCAGCGAGCTGGAACGCCTGTTCCAGAAATCCTTCTCCGTCGCCAAACGCGTGCGTACCGAAACAGAAATCGGCGCCAATGCGGTATCGGTGGCGTTTGCCGCCTGTACCCTGGCGCGGCAGATTTTCGAATCCCTTGCCGATGTGACCGTGCTGCTGGTCGGGGCGGGCGAGACCGTTGAACTGGCCGCGCGCCATCTGCGTCAGCATAAAGTAAAAAAACTGATGATCGCCAACCGCACCCGCGAACGCGCTCAGGCCTTAGCCGATGAAGTGGGGGCGGAGGTGATTAGCCTGCCGGAGATTGATGCGCGGCTGGCCGAAGCCGATATTATTATCAGCTCTACCGCCAGCCCGCTGCCGATTATCGGTAAAGGTATGGTTGAACGCGCGCTGAAGCAGCGCCGTAACCAGCCGATGCTGCTGGTGGATATTGCGGTACCGCGTGATGTGGAGCCGGAAGTTGGCAAACTGGCTAACGCCTACCTCTACAGCGTGGATGATCTGCAGGCGATTATCGAAAGCAACCTGGCGCAGCGCAAAGCCGCTGCCGTGCAGGCGGAAACCATCGTGGTGCAGGAGAGCGGCGAATTTATGTCGTGGCTGCGTGCGCAGAGCGCGGTGGAAACCATTCGCGAGTACCGGTCGCAGGCCGAGCAGGTGCGCAGCGAGCTGGAAGAGCGCGCGCTGGCGGCGCTGCAGAACGGTGCTAACGCCGAAGAGGTGATGCGTGACCTCGCCCGCAAACTGACCAACCGCCTGATCCACGCGCCAACCAAATCCCTTCAGCAGGCCGCCCGCGATGGCGATGGCGAACGCCTGCAAATTTTACGCGACGGCCTCGGGCTGGAATAGCGTTTACGCCTCTTTTTGACAAGGTAAAACACCATCAATGAAGTCTTCTATTGTTGCTAAACTGGAAGCCCTGCAGGAGCGCCACGAAGAAGTGGAGGCGATGCTGG
This portion of the Erwinia sp. E602 genome encodes:
- the hemA gene encoding glutamyl-tRNA reductase, encoding MTLLALGINHKTAPVALRERVTFSPDTLELALNSLHAQPLVQGGVVLSTCNRTELYLSVEQQENLQEQLVSWLCDYHQLSVDEVRKSLYWHQGDEAVSHLMRVASGLDSLVLGEPQILGQVKKAFADSQRGHSLSSELERLFQKSFSVAKRVRTETEIGANAVSVAFAACTLARQIFESLADVTVLLVGAGETVELAARHLRQHKVKKLMIANRTRERAQALADEVGAEVISLPEIDARLAEADIIISSTASPLPIIGKGMVERALKQRRNQPMLLVDIAVPRDVEPEVGKLANAYLYSVDDLQAIIESNLAQRKAAAVQAETIVVQESGEFMSWLRAQSAVETIREYRSQAEQVRSELEERALAALQNGANAEEVMRDLARKLTNRLIHAPTKSLQQAARDGDGERLQILRDGLGLE